A single Natrinema pellirubrum DSM 15624 DNA region contains:
- a CDS encoding DUF7860 family protein yields MAHYGGRNYSKLTKTGFFVGLALFVVGTGTELVGHALFGSLPQWENSLLFAMALVGFAIGFASPFVFGIIMPLVE; encoded by the coding sequence ATGGCACACTACGGCGGTCGGAACTATTCGAAACTGACGAAGACCGGCTTTTTTGTCGGCCTCGCGCTCTTTGTCGTCGGCACGGGAACCGAACTGGTCGGCCACGCCCTCTTTGGCTCGCTCCCGCAGTGGGAGAACTCCCTGCTGTTCGCGATGGCGCTCGTCGGCTTCGCGATCGGATTCGCGTCGCCGTTCGTGTTCGGGATCATCATGCCGCTCGTCGAATAA
- a CDS encoding DUF1405 domain-containing protein: MTASTRTAERERGDEESLPAYLAPVPRALEDLGLRFAWLVVAINLAGTAFGFWYYSGQFAGTATALWPWVPDSPLATLFIALAIAAWKLGREQPWLTALAFFGNVVLGLWTPYTLLAFADSYASLPVWMYHFLFWSHLAMVVQAFVLHRISDFPVWAVGVAAVWYWSNLIVDYFVPIVGEPHHTIIPVERAKAMFLEADALGVIAAGEVTFVLLALFLALAIRVQKLERSRAANG; this comes from the coding sequence ATGACCGCGTCGACCCGGACGGCGGAGCGCGAACGTGGCGACGAGGAGTCGCTCCCGGCCTATCTCGCGCCGGTCCCGAGAGCGCTCGAGGACCTCGGCCTGCGCTTTGCGTGGCTGGTCGTAGCGATCAACCTCGCGGGGACGGCCTTTGGCTTCTGGTACTACTCGGGACAGTTCGCCGGGACCGCAACCGCGCTGTGGCCCTGGGTGCCCGACAGCCCGCTCGCGACGCTGTTTATCGCGCTGGCGATCGCCGCCTGGAAACTGGGTCGCGAGCAGCCGTGGCTGACCGCGCTCGCCTTTTTCGGCAACGTCGTGTTGGGCCTGTGGACGCCGTACACGCTGCTTGCCTTTGCCGACTCCTACGCGTCCCTCCCCGTCTGGATGTATCACTTCCTCTTCTGGAGTCACCTCGCGATGGTCGTTCAGGCCTTCGTCCTCCACCGGATCAGCGACTTCCCGGTGTGGGCCGTCGGCGTCGCCGCCGTCTGGTACTGGAGCAACCTGATCGTCGACTACTTCGTCCCGATCGTCGGCGAGCCCCACCACACGATCATCCCCGTCGAGCGCGCGAAGGCGATGTTTCTCGAGGCCGACGCGCTGGGCGTGATCGCCGCCGGCGAGGTCACGTTCGTCCTGCTGGCGCTGTTTCTCGCGCTCGCGATCCGGGTGCAAAAACTCGAGCGATCGCGGGCCGCGAACGGGTAG
- a CDS encoding HFX_2341 family transcriptional regulator, with translation MQTHIVPVGFDYDRLIAPLVRDQIDVDSVILLEGAVGSEANVEYSRHLSQKLETDFKNLLGADTDRFVLEDVYDYDDAFEQAYELITAELDAGNEVWVNVAAMPRTVSFAFANAAHSLMVEREEDREGIHTYYTAPEKYLETELAEELREQIALLEDLREDDDPEDDRIQTRLESARNLLAEFDERGTTIGAKEIDGKHIVELPVASFSNVKPFEELILYKLGEDGEFDSVSELAESLARELNEEYTDSFRSKVIYNVDRLGPGGKGYIEREEHGKSYRTRLSRIGELWVRAHSDDGEN, from the coding sequence ATGCAAACCCACATCGTCCCGGTCGGCTTCGACTACGACCGGCTGATCGCGCCGCTGGTCCGCGATCAGATCGACGTCGACAGCGTCATTCTGCTCGAGGGCGCGGTCGGGAGCGAGGCCAACGTCGAGTACTCCCGGCACCTCTCTCAGAAACTCGAGACCGATTTCAAGAACCTGCTGGGGGCCGACACCGATCGGTTCGTCCTCGAGGACGTCTACGACTACGACGACGCCTTCGAGCAGGCCTACGAACTCATTACTGCGGAACTGGACGCCGGCAACGAGGTCTGGGTCAACGTCGCCGCGATGCCCCGGACGGTGAGTTTCGCCTTCGCTAACGCCGCCCACTCGCTGATGGTCGAACGGGAGGAGGACCGCGAGGGGATCCACACCTACTACACCGCCCCCGAGAAGTACCTCGAGACGGAACTCGCCGAGGAGTTGCGCGAGCAGATCGCCCTGCTCGAGGACCTTCGCGAGGACGACGATCCCGAAGACGACCGGATCCAGACGCGACTCGAGAGCGCACGGAACCTGTTGGCCGAGTTCGACGAGCGCGGGACGACGATCGGCGCGAAGGAGATCGATGGCAAACACATCGTCGAGTTACCGGTCGCTTCCTTCTCGAACGTCAAACCCTTCGAGGAACTCATCCTGTACAAGCTCGGCGAGGACGGCGAGTTCGACTCCGTCTCGGAACTCGCGGAGTCGCTGGCCCGTGAACTCAACGAGGAATACACCGACAGCTTCCGCTCGAAGGTCATCTACAACGTCGACCGGCTGGGGCCGGGCGGCAAGGGCTACATCGAGCGCGAGGAACACGGCAAGTCCTACCGGACGCGACTCTCCCGGATCGGCGAACTGTGGGTGCGCGCCCACTCCGACGACGGCGAGAACTGA
- a CDS encoding FxLYD domain-containing protein: MDRRTYLTTTAGVIGAVGLAGCSGDEGDFEGGNGNGNGNGNNGSSNDVELLNHELVRENEGGMAETVSVDGEAENVSGSELSYAEVEVKFYEGDTLADSFLDNVNNLGAGETWAFSVQYTGMGEDAAAITDYEIRAGTSL, encoded by the coding sequence ATGGATAGAAGAACCTATTTAACGACGACAGCAGGTGTGATCGGCGCAGTAGGATTAGCTGGTTGCTCAGGCGACGAAGGTGATTTTGAGGGCGGAAATGGCAACGGTAACGGGAACGGTAATAATGGCTCCTCAAATGACGTAGAATTGCTGAATCACGAATTGGTCCGAGAAAATGAGGGAGGAATGGCAGAAACCGTTTCAGTTGACGGAGAAGCTGAAAACGTGAGCGGGAGTGAACTCTCCTATGCGGAAGTCGAAGTAAAATTCTATGAAGGGGATACCTTAGCGGATAGTTTCCTCGACAACGTGAATAATCTCGGAGCAGGGGAGACATGGGCCTTTAGCGTGCAGTATACGGGTATGGGAGAGGATGCAGCTGCGATTACGGATTACGAGATCCGGGCGGGGACATCGCTATAG
- a CDS encoding ArsR/SmtB family transcription factor — translation MARLFPFRSETNAEEGTPRVVDLEGEDADAVFAALSSTTARRIYAHLDGEPATPSDIAEAVDSSIQNVRYHLEKLEDAGLVEIVDTWYSSRGNEMSVYATTDGPLIVTSDESRATRLKEALSRLLGGVGVLAGGSLLVQYAATRWLGPTDGQPTDDSGAQPVGADGGADDGSSPKSTEDENDMGTTDVDENGNGTAGDGGADGADGDAGADGADGELLENATDNETVGNVADGGAEVADAVFGTVPPGLLFFLGGLTVLLAVAAYWYWYRPAY, via the coding sequence ATGGCTCGTCTGTTTCCCTTTCGCTCCGAAACGAACGCCGAGGAAGGCACCCCCCGCGTCGTCGATCTCGAGGGGGAGGATGCCGACGCGGTCTTCGCCGCGCTCTCGTCGACGACGGCACGACGGATCTATGCGCATCTAGACGGCGAGCCGGCGACGCCGAGCGATATCGCCGAGGCGGTCGATTCCTCGATCCAGAACGTCCGCTATCACCTCGAGAAACTCGAGGACGCGGGGCTGGTCGAAATCGTCGATACGTGGTATTCCTCGCGGGGCAACGAGATGAGCGTCTACGCGACGACCGACGGGCCCCTGATCGTGACCAGCGACGAGTCCCGCGCGACGCGGCTCAAGGAGGCGCTCTCGCGGCTGCTGGGCGGCGTCGGCGTGCTGGCCGGCGGGAGCCTGCTGGTCCAGTACGCGGCGACGCGGTGGCTCGGACCCACGGACGGGCAGCCGACGGACGATAGCGGGGCACAGCCCGTCGGGGCGGACGGTGGGGCCGACGACGGCTCGAGCCCGAAATCGACCGAGGACGAGAACGATATGGGGACGACAGACGTTGACGAAAACGGCAACGGAACCGCCGGCGATGGGGGTGCGGACGGTGCCGACGGCGATGCGGGTGCGGACGGTGCCGACGGTGAACTGCTCGAGAACGCCACGGACAACGAGACGGTCGGCAACGTTGCCGACGGCGGCGCGGAAGTGGCGGATGCGGTCTTCGGAACCGTTCCGCCGGGACTGCTGTTTTTCCTCGGCGGGTTGACCGTGCTGCTCGCGGTCGCGGCCTACTGGTACTGGTACCGACCGGCGTACTGA
- a CDS encoding sodium:solute symporter family protein, whose amino-acid sequence MNAVTIQLSIIVGYLLLALAVGLVAYRLTDRTAEDFYLASRTLGTVVLLFTTFATLLSAFTFFAGPNVAYAQGPEWILVMGLMDGIIFAILWYVIGYKQWLLGQRYGYVTLGEMLGDRFGSPYLRGLVAGVSLLWLFPYVMLQQVGAGTALEALTEGAISYAAGAGLITAFMILYVVAAGMRGIAWTDTLQGVFMLVTTWVALLWVLSAVGGPGAATEALASNPDTAGFLSLGSDYYTVNWILSTAITIGFGVAMFPQVNQRFFAAGSKTVLKRTFALWPVLCVLLFVPSFMLGAWAAGLAVAVPEGANVLPLVLAEYTPTWFAALVIAGAMAAMMSSSDSMLLSGSSYFTRDLYRPFVERDLSDRREDLIARGGVVLFATAAFLGSLLRPAGLFELGEAAFSGFAQLALPVLLALYWRSITRAGITAGILASQGFYLSSLFLAVVPGSYAGWTAGIVGMGLGLVVTVAVSLVTSPAAEERRAIYFDRLGAD is encoded by the coding sequence ATGAACGCCGTCACCATCCAGTTGTCTATCATCGTCGGCTACCTGCTGTTGGCCCTCGCCGTCGGGCTGGTCGCCTACCGGCTGACCGACCGCACCGCCGAGGACTTCTATCTGGCGAGCCGAACCCTCGGAACCGTCGTCCTGCTCTTTACGACGTTCGCGACGCTGCTGTCGGCGTTTACCTTCTTCGCCGGCCCGAACGTCGCCTACGCACAGGGCCCCGAGTGGATCCTCGTCATGGGGCTGATGGACGGGATCATTTTCGCCATCCTCTGGTACGTGATCGGCTACAAGCAGTGGCTGCTCGGGCAGCGATACGGCTACGTGACCCTCGGCGAGATGCTCGGCGACCGTTTCGGCTCGCCGTACCTGCGCGGGCTCGTCGCCGGCGTCAGCCTGCTGTGGCTCTTCCCCTACGTCATGCTCCAACAGGTCGGGGCCGGCACCGCCCTCGAGGCGCTGACCGAGGGCGCAATCTCCTACGCCGCGGGGGCCGGCCTGATCACCGCGTTCATGATCCTCTACGTCGTCGCCGCCGGGATGCGCGGGATCGCCTGGACCGACACGCTGCAGGGCGTCTTCATGCTCGTGACCACCTGGGTCGCGCTGCTGTGGGTGCTGTCGGCCGTCGGCGGCCCCGGCGCCGCGACCGAGGCGCTGGCGTCGAACCCGGACACCGCCGGCTTCCTCTCGCTAGGTAGCGACTACTACACCGTCAACTGGATCCTTTCGACGGCGATCACGATCGGCTTCGGCGTCGCGATGTTCCCGCAGGTCAACCAGCGCTTCTTCGCCGCGGGCTCGAAAACCGTCCTCAAGCGCACCTTCGCGCTGTGGCCGGTCCTCTGTGTCCTGCTTTTCGTCCCCTCGTTCATGCTCGGAGCCTGGGCCGCCGGCCTCGCGGTCGCGGTCCCCGAGGGCGCGAACGTCCTGCCACTGGTCCTCGCGGAGTACACGCCGACGTGGTTCGCCGCCTTGGTCATCGCCGGCGCGATGGCCGCGATGATGTCCTCTTCGGACTCAATGTTGCTGTCGGGCTCGTCGTACTTCACGCGGGATCTCTACCGCCCCTTCGTCGAACGGGATCTCTCCGACCGCCGGGAAGACCTGATCGCCCGCGGCGGTGTCGTCCTCTTCGCGACCGCGGCGTTTCTCGGCAGCCTGCTCCGACCGGCCGGCCTGTTCGAACTCGGCGAAGCGGCCTTCAGCGGCTTCGCCCAGCTCGCGCTGCCGGTCCTGCTCGCGCTCTACTGGCGGTCGATCACCCGGGCCGGTATCACCGCCGGCATCCTCGCCAGTCAGGGCTTTTACCTCTCGAGTCTCTTCCTCGCCGTCGTCCCCGGCTCCTACGCCGGTTGGACGGCCGGCATCGTCGGGATGGGGCTGGGCCTCGTCGTTACCGTCGCCGTCTCACTGGTCACGTCGCCGGCAGCCGAGGAGCGCCGCGCGATCTACTTCGATCGGCTGGGTGCGGACTGA
- a CDS encoding DUF7289 family protein, whose protein sequence is MRGEFDAPRSGGSLRIERDAETSSGVPTDRGRGQTHLLGYVLLVGIVVVGSGAVLLFGGSGLEASESAVEIEHAERSLVEFTHATRTAAEAGGDRVPVTIEGLDRGTLETRADAGRLRIVREDGSGTEVLYDEPLGAVTYANGDTEIASQGGGVWRSDGDGTVAVSAPPLEYRDGSLWFPVVRVGETRTRGNAIDGVVNRTGPPTRVGRGDDGAESGDVRLEVESAYCEGWQREIESTFSGGVTERCSAGRTDRVRFELTDPPDIGGIDTAIAAHEVDIHRNAPPIEGDVDAASVDDDRVNGSVSGTDYDYPSVDSYVSDRVAACERTGFEESDDVLEGGRYCVETLEDGHTFDTSDGEIEVVVRDGIDVRGDDLRHVGENDLTLLVDGPVSVGGNAVVGNDSDPGRTQLLVSDDGNVTTARGTPTVAGLVYAPDSSVSLQGNPTVRGGIVAERVAVGNVRPGGVAYDERIDAAEVAVTGPRLRRLGVTAYEVSLEE, encoded by the coding sequence ATGCGGGGGGAGTTCGACGCGCCGCGGAGCGGGGGATCACTGAGGATCGAGCGGGATGCCGAAACGTCGTCCGGCGTCCCGACGGATCGGGGTCGAGGACAGACACACCTGCTCGGCTACGTGTTGCTCGTCGGTATCGTCGTCGTCGGATCCGGCGCGGTCCTGTTGTTCGGCGGTTCCGGCCTCGAGGCATCCGAATCGGCCGTCGAGATCGAACACGCCGAGCGCTCGCTGGTCGAGTTCACGCACGCAACCCGGACCGCGGCCGAAGCGGGCGGTGATCGGGTGCCGGTGACGATCGAGGGGCTCGATCGCGGAACGCTCGAGACGCGAGCGGACGCCGGCCGCCTGCGGATCGTCCGCGAGGACGGTTCGGGGACCGAGGTGTTGTACGACGAACCGCTCGGAGCGGTCACGTACGCCAACGGCGACACCGAGATCGCGTCCCAGGGTGGCGGCGTGTGGCGGTCCGACGGGGATGGGACCGTCGCCGTCTCCGCGCCGCCGCTCGAGTACCGGGACGGATCGCTGTGGTTCCCCGTCGTTCGGGTCGGCGAGACGCGGACTCGCGGGAACGCCATCGACGGCGTCGTGAACCGGACGGGACCGCCGACACGCGTCGGCAGGGGCGACGACGGGGCAGAGAGCGGCGACGTACGGCTCGAGGTCGAGAGCGCCTACTGCGAGGGCTGGCAGCGCGAGATCGAATCGACGTTCTCCGGCGGAGTCACCGAGCGGTGTTCGGCGGGACGGACCGACCGCGTTCGGTTCGAACTGACCGACCCGCCCGACATCGGCGGTATCGATACCGCCATCGCCGCACACGAGGTCGACATCCACCGAAACGCGCCGCCGATCGAGGGTGATGTCGACGCGGCCAGCGTCGACGACGATCGGGTCAACGGGAGCGTTTCCGGGACGGACTACGACTATCCGTCGGTCGATAGCTACGTCTCCGACCGCGTCGCGGCGTGTGAACGAACGGGGTTCGAGGAGTCCGACGACGTCCTCGAGGGCGGTCGCTACTGCGTCGAGACGCTCGAGGACGGGCACACGTTCGATACGTCCGACGGGGAGATCGAGGTCGTGGTCCGGGACGGGATCGACGTCCGGGGCGACGATCTCCGTCACGTGGGCGAGAACGACCTAACTCTCCTCGTGGACGGGCCGGTTTCCGTCGGCGGAAACGCCGTCGTCGGGAACGACTCCGACCCGGGCCGAACGCAGTTGCTCGTCTCCGACGATGGAAATGTCACGACCGCCAGAGGGACCCCGACGGTCGCGGGACTGGTCTACGCGCCGGACTCGAGCGTCTCGCTGCAGGGAAACCCGACGGTCCGGGGCGGCATCGTCGCCGAGCGCGTCGCGGTCGGCAACGTCAGACCCGGTGGAGTCGCGTACGACGAGCGGATCGACGCCGCGGAAGTCGCCGTCACTGGACCGCGGCTCCGGCGTCTCGGCGTGACCGCCTACGAGGTATCGCTCGAGGAGTAA
- a CDS encoding DUF3311 domain-containing protein has translation MRRTELLPWLAAAVVLAGLTVPWFLWGSSTVVAGLPVWLWWHVGWMCLASVAFWLFAQRAWGLGIETAADGSSEASPDGADPAREAGTETGGEFR, from the coding sequence ATGCGCCGGACTGAACTGTTGCCGTGGCTCGCGGCCGCGGTCGTCCTCGCCGGACTGACCGTGCCGTGGTTCCTGTGGGGCTCCTCGACCGTCGTCGCCGGACTGCCGGTCTGGCTCTGGTGGCACGTCGGTTGGATGTGTCTCGCGTCGGTCGCCTTCTGGCTGTTCGCCCAGCGGGCCTGGGGCCTCGGCATCGAAACGGCCGCTGACGGCTCGAGCGAGGCGTCGCCCGACGGAGCCGATCCCGCCCGCGAGGCCGGGACCGAAACTGGAGGTGAGTTCCGATGA
- a CDS encoding helix-turn-helix domain-containing protein — protein sequence MSLIAKFSIKSDDFALNHALTAAPEMVVAIEQVVATMEDRIMPYFWVSGGDHAAFEAAFRDDDSVTNIAAVDEADDAKLYRGEWTRNVETIVYAYVELGATILRATGKAASWDLRMRFDDRESLSRFRTYCDDHDITADLERITEQEQPMASARYGLTPKQRETLVTALEVGYYEVPQAVTMDELADRMGVSQQALSKRFRGAYENLIASTLTVGDADKG from the coding sequence ATGAGCCTCATCGCCAAGTTCTCGATCAAGTCGGACGACTTCGCGCTCAACCACGCGCTGACCGCCGCCCCGGAGATGGTGGTCGCGATCGAGCAGGTCGTCGCGACGATGGAAGACAGGATCATGCCGTACTTCTGGGTCAGCGGCGGGGACCACGCGGCGTTCGAAGCGGCGTTTCGCGACGACGACTCGGTCACGAATATCGCGGCCGTCGACGAAGCCGACGACGCGAAACTGTATCGCGGCGAGTGGACGCGAAACGTAGAGACGATCGTCTACGCCTACGTCGAACTCGGAGCGACGATCCTGCGGGCGACCGGAAAGGCGGCGAGCTGGGACCTGCGGATGCGGTTCGACGACCGGGAGAGCCTCTCGCGGTTTCGGACCTACTGCGACGACCACGACATCACCGCCGACCTCGAGCGGATCACGGAACAGGAACAGCCGATGGCCAGCGCCCGGTACGGCCTCACGCCAAAGCAACGCGAGACGCTCGTGACCGCGCTCGAGGTGGGCTACTACGAGGTCCCGCAGGCGGTCACGATGGACGAGCTAGCCGACCGGATGGGCGTCTCCCAGCAGGCACTCTCGAAGCGGTTCCGGGGCGCGTACGAGAACCTCATCGCGAGTACGCTGACGGTCGGGGACGCCGACAAGGGGTAG
- the pdxS gene encoding pyridoxal 5'-phosphate synthase lyase subunit PdxS — MSEPADLEELRRGTDLVKRGFARMQKGGVIMDVVNEEQARIAEDAGAVAVMALEAVPADIRKRGGVARMADPADVEAIVDEVSIPVMGKSRIGHTKEAQILEAIGVDMIDESEVLTPADDAYHIDKRDFTAPFVCGARNLGEALRRVNEGAAMIRTKGEAGTGDVNQAVHHQRTIKGAIRELEGMTHEEREAYAREIEAPAELVHETAELGRLPVVNFAAGGIATPADAALMMHHECDGIFVGSGIFGAENPPAMAEAIVEATNNWDDPERLADISKNLGKGMKGDANADLPEEEKLQDRGV; from the coding sequence ATGTCGGAACCAGCCGATCTCGAAGAACTACGACGCGGGACCGATCTCGTCAAGCGCGGGTTCGCGCGGATGCAGAAGGGCGGCGTCATCATGGACGTCGTCAACGAAGAACAGGCCCGAATCGCCGAGGACGCCGGCGCGGTCGCCGTGATGGCCCTCGAGGCCGTTCCGGCCGACATCCGCAAACGCGGCGGCGTCGCCCGGATGGCCGACCCCGCCGACGTCGAGGCGATCGTCGACGAGGTCTCGATCCCGGTGATGGGTAAGTCCCGGATCGGCCACACCAAGGAGGCACAGATCCTCGAGGCGATCGGTGTCGACATGATCGACGAGTCGGAGGTCCTGACCCCGGCGGACGACGCCTACCACATCGACAAGCGTGACTTCACTGCGCCCTTCGTCTGTGGCGCGCGCAACCTCGGCGAGGCACTGCGCCGGGTCAACGAGGGCGCGGCGATGATCCGCACCAAAGGCGAAGCCGGTACCGGCGACGTCAACCAGGCTGTCCACCACCAGCGGACGATCAAGGGCGCGATCCGCGAACTCGAAGGGATGACCCACGAGGAACGCGAGGCCTACGCCCGCGAGATCGAAGCGCCCGCGGAACTGGTCCACGAGACCGCCGAACTGGGTCGGCTTCCAGTGGTGAACTTCGCCGCCGGCGGCATCGCGACGCCGGCCGACGCCGCCCTGATGATGCACCACGAGTGCGACGGCATCTTCGTCGGCAGCGGGATCTTCGGCGCGGAGAACCCGCCCGCGATGGCCGAGGCGATCGTCGAGGCGACGAACAACTGGGACGACCCCGAGCGACTGGCCGACATCTCGAAGAACCTCGGCAAGGGAATGAAAGGCGACGCGAACGCCGACCTTCCCGAGGAAGAGAAACTGCAGGACCGCGGCGTCTGA
- a CDS encoding valine--tRNA ligase, which translates to MSTDRTDEPSLEGGYDPEAVESRWQERWVDSDVYAYDGDEKRDPNTVYAIDTPPPTVSGSLHMGHLYGSTLQDFAARFQRMADGDVLFPFGYDDNGIASERLTEKELDIRHQDYERREFQELCREVCTEYEAEFTEKMQNLGTSIDWNNTYKTIEPRVQRISQLSFLDLYEKGREYRKKAPAIWCPECETAISQVEMEDDERGSHFNDIAFELVGDDAPREEFIISTTRPELIPACVSVFVHPDDEENQDLIGETARIPIFGHEVPIIEDERVDMEKGSGVVMCCTFGDQNDIEWYQAHDLPLRVAIDESATMTDLAGDYEGMSTEEAREAIVEDLEDEGSLRDRWEITHAVQVHERCDTAVEYRVSKQWYVEILDHKEEYLEAGREMDWYPEKMFSRYQHWIEGLEWDWLISRQRDSGIPFPVWYCADCDHEVMAEKEDLPVDPLSDEPPVDSCPECGADDFVPEDDVFDTWATSSLTPLINAGWDWDADSGAFTMDNPELYPFDLRPQGHDIISFWLFHTIVKCYEHTGEVPFDATMINGHVLDENREKMSKSRGNIVAPDEVLAEYPVDAVRFWAASAAVGDDFPYQEKDLTAGEKLLRKLWNASKLVDTLAPREPDEPANLEAIDRWLLAELDDAVADLTAHFEDYEFAKARDRLRTFFWNTFCDDYLEIAKTREDNPSTQYALRTAHRTFLELWAPFLPHATEEIWQAVYSDDPAALEDSSIHVRDWPDPQGYEADLEAGETAMEVISALRRYKSENQLPLNADLESVSVYGPVDGFEDAIRNVMHVRDLTLLEDEPEISTEVAAIDLDYSTLGPKFGSKVGEIDSGIESGEYEIDDGAEPRSADNSSGDEPREGRVLRVAGEELEDDLFEVELERTYSGEGEMIETESAVVILE; encoded by the coding sequence ATGAGTACGGACCGGACCGACGAGCCGAGCCTCGAGGGCGGCTACGACCCCGAGGCGGTCGAGTCGCGCTGGCAGGAGCGCTGGGTCGATTCGGACGTCTACGCCTACGACGGCGATGAGAAGCGCGACCCCAACACGGTCTATGCGATCGACACGCCGCCGCCGACGGTCTCGGGCAGCCTGCACATGGGCCACCTCTACGGCTCGACCCTGCAGGACTTCGCCGCGCGATTCCAGCGGATGGCCGACGGCGACGTCCTCTTTCCCTTCGGCTACGACGACAACGGGATCGCGAGCGAGCGCCTGACCGAGAAGGAGCTGGACATTCGCCATCAGGACTACGAGCGCCGGGAGTTTCAGGAACTCTGCCGCGAGGTCTGTACGGAGTACGAGGCCGAGTTCACGGAGAAGATGCAGAACCTCGGGACCTCGATCGATTGGAACAACACCTACAAGACGATCGAACCGCGCGTCCAGCGGATCTCCCAGCTGTCCTTCCTCGACCTCTACGAGAAGGGCCGCGAGTACCGGAAGAAGGCGCCCGCGATCTGGTGTCCCGAGTGCGAGACGGCCATCTCGCAGGTCGAGATGGAAGACGACGAGCGGGGCTCGCACTTCAACGACATCGCGTTCGAATTGGTCGGCGACGACGCCCCCCGCGAAGAATTCATCATCTCGACGACACGACCCGAGCTGATCCCGGCTTGTGTCTCCGTCTTCGTCCACCCCGACGACGAGGAGAACCAGGACCTGATCGGCGAGACCGCTCGCATCCCGATCTTCGGCCACGAGGTGCCGATCATCGAGGACGAGCGCGTCGACATGGAGAAAGGCAGCGGCGTCGTGATGTGTTGTACCTTCGGCGACCAGAACGACATCGAGTGGTACCAGGCCCACGACCTGCCGCTTCGTGTCGCCATCGACGAGTCCGCGACGATGACCGACCTCGCCGGCGACTACGAGGGCATGTCAACCGAGGAGGCCCGCGAGGCAATCGTCGAGGACCTCGAGGACGAGGGCTCTCTCAGGGACCGCTGGGAGATCACCCACGCGGTTCAGGTCCACGAACGCTGTGACACCGCCGTCGAGTACCGCGTCTCCAAGCAGTGGTACGTCGAGATCCTGGATCACAAGGAAGAGTACCTCGAGGCCGGCCGGGAGATGGACTGGTACCCGGAGAAGATGTTCTCTCGCTACCAGCACTGGATCGAGGGCCTCGAGTGGGACTGGCTGATCTCGCGCCAGCGCGACTCGGGGATCCCGTTCCCGGTCTGGTACTGCGCCGACTGCGACCACGAGGTCATGGCCGAGAAGGAAGACCTTCCGGTCGATCCGCTCTCCGACGAGCCCCCGGTCGATAGCTGTCCCGAGTGCGGGGCCGACGACTTCGTTCCGGAAGACGACGTCTTCGACACGTGGGCGACCTCCTCGCTGACGCCACTGATCAACGCGGGCTGGGACTGGGACGCCGACAGCGGGGCGTTCACCATGGACAACCCCGAACTCTACCCCTTCGATCTCCGTCCGCAGGGCCACGACATCATCTCCTTCTGGCTGTTCCACACCATCGTCAAGTGCTACGAACACACCGGCGAGGTGCCCTTCGACGCGACGATGATCAACGGCCACGTCTTGGACGAGAACCGCGAGAAGATGTCGAAATCGAGAGGAAACATCGTCGCCCCTGACGAGGTCCTGGCGGAGTATCCCGTCGACGCAGTCCGGTTCTGGGCCGCAAGCGCCGCCGTCGGCGACGACTTCCCGTACCAGGAGAAGGACCTGACCGCGGGCGAGAAACTCCTCCGGAAGCTCTGGAACGCCTCGAAGCTCGTCGACACCCTCGCACCGCGCGAGCCTGACGAACCCGCCAACCTCGAGGCGATCGACCGCTGGCTGCTGGCCGAACTGGACGACGCCGTCGCGGATCTCACGGCCCACTTCGAGGACTACGAGTTCGCGAAGGCCCGCGACCGCCTGCGAACGTTCTTCTGGAACACGTTCTGTGACGACTACCTCGAGATCGCCAAGACCCGCGAGGACAACCCCTCGACCCAGTACGCGCTACGGACGGCCCACCGGACCTTCCTCGAGCTGTGGGCGCCGTTCCTCCCCCACGCGACCGAGGAGATCTGGCAGGCCGTCTACAGCGACGATCCCGCGGCCCTCGAGGACAGCAGCATCCACGTCCGCGACTGGCCCGACCCGCAGGGGTACGAGGCCGACCTCGAGGCCGGCGAGACCGCGATGGAGGTTATCTCCGCGCTGCGCCGCTACAAAAGCGAGAACCAGCTCCCGCTGAACGCCGACCTCGAGTCGGTGTCGGTCTACGGCCCGGTCGACGGCTTCGAGGACGCGATCCGGAACGTGATGCACGTGCGGGATCTCACGCTGCTCGAGGACGAGCCCGAAATCTCGACCGAGGTCGCCGCGATCGACCTCGACTACTCCACGCTCGGGCCGAAGTTCGGCTCGAAGGTCGGCGAGATCGACAGCGGTATCGAGAGCGGCGAGTACGAGATCGACGATGGCGCGGAGCCACGCTCCGCGGACAACTCGAGCGGCGATGAGCCGCGAGAGGGTCGCGTGCTGCGCGTCGCCGGCGAGGAACTCGAGGACGACCTCTTCGAAGTCGAACTCGAGCGGACCTACTCCGGCGAGGGCGAGATGATCGAGACCGAGTCGGCGGTCGTTATCCTCGAGTAG